From Micromonospora echinospora:
CGTTGTAGGTGATGGTGCCGGTCTGCGTGCGGGTGGTGCCGGCGAGGATGTTCAGCAGGGTGGACTTGCCGGCGCCGTTGGGGCCGATGACGGCGTGGCGGTCGCCGGGGGCGACGGTGAACGTGTCCAGGTCGAGGACGGTCAGCTGTCCGTAGGCGTGGCGCAGGCCGGTCGCGACGAGGCCGTTGCCGTGGGCGCGGTCGATGTCACCCGGTTCGCGCTGCGACGGCACGCCGTCGGGGTCTATGCGGTGGACGGTCCTCACGGAATGCTCCTGGTGACGGGTCGGGCCGGGCCCTCGGGGGTGTGCAAAGTGGGACGGCGCCGGTGGATGGGCAAGCTAGCCAGTCGCGCAGAAAGAGCGGTCAGGCCGCCGGGCAGCAGGTACACCGCGGTGACGAACAGGGCGCCGAGGAGCAGGGGCGCGTGACCGGGCAGCGACGCCCCCACGACGTCGCGCACGGCGAGGACGGCGACCGTGGCGGCGGCGGCGCCGGGCAGCGAGGTTGCGCCGCCGATGACCACGGCGAGTAGCGCGAGGGCGGCGGTGGTGAAGCCGACATCGGCCGGAGTGATCCACCGGTGGGTGTGGATGAGTAGGGCCCCGCCGATCCCGGCGAGCGCGCCCGCACCGGTGTGCGCCGTCCACAGGTAGGCGGTGACTTGGTGGCCGCTGGCGCTCGCGCGGGCCTCGTTGGCGCGTACGGCCGCCAGCAGCGTGCGCCGGTCGCCGTCGAGCAGCGTTATGGCGGCGGCGGTCGCGGCGATCGCCACGGCGGCGGTGTAGAGGAGCACCGTGCGGTCGGCCAGCAGCGGCGGCAGGCCGGGCAGTAGGCGGGGGGCGGGGATCCCGGCGAGCCCGTCGGTGCCGCCGCTGACCGTGCGCCACTGGGCGGCGGTGATCGCGGTCAGTTCCGCGACGGCGAGGCTGAGCATGAGGAACACCGTGGCGCGGTAGCGGACCAGCAACGCGCCGAGAGCCCCGGCGGTCACGGCTCCCGCCCCGGCCGCCGCCAACAGGTGCAGCAGCGCGAGGTCGGTGCCGGCGAGGGCGAGCCGGGCGGTGGCGTAGGCACCGGCCGCGTACGGGGCGACCTGGCCGAGCGTCGGCAGTCCCGCGTGGCCGGTGACCACCGCGACGCTGACCGCCAGCACCGCCAGCGGCAGCATCCGCGCGGCGGTGGCGTGCAGGTACGGATCCGGTGAGACGGCCACAGCGCCCACCACCGCCGCTGCCAGCCCGAGTGCCGACCACGGTTGCGCGCGTCGTGCCAGCGCGCGCACCACCGTCGCCGAGATGTGATGCCGTGAACCGCTCATGCCGACGCCCCTGTGGGGAGGCTGGTCCGACGGGCCAGGAGCACCACGGCCATGGCCCCGATCAGCAGGTACGGGGCGAGCGCCGGGAAGGACGTCACGCCGACGGTCTGCACGACGCCCACGGCGAGGGCGGCGGTGAGCGCGCCGGGCACGGAGCCGAGGCCACCGCAGACCACGATGATCAGCGACAGCAGCAGCGCGGTGTCGGCGGTGTGCGGGCCGACGCCGAGGATCGGCGTGGTCAACGCGCCGGCCAGGCCGGCGAGTGCCCCGGCGGCGACCAGGACTGCCGCGTCCACCAGTCGGGGGTTCACACCGATGCCGGCAACCATGGCCCGGTCGTCGACCGTGGCGCGGATCAGCCGCCCGGCGCGGGTGCGGTGCAGCACCACGTAGCCGGCGGCGACGACCGCGACAGCGACGCCCAGCACGGCGAGCCGGTCGACTGGATACCGGTGCCCGGCAATCCGGACGGTCGCCTCCAACACCTCAGGCAGGCGAGGTCGCAGGGTGTCGGAGCCGTAGGCGGCGGTGAGCAGGTCGGCGCCGACGAGCGCGACACCGAAGGTGAGCAGCGCCTGGTCGAGGTGCCCCCGACCTTGCAGTGCGGCGGTCGCGGCGGCGAGCACCCCACCGCCGGCGGCACCCACACCAGCCGCCAGTGCGACCGCGGCGGCGAGGCTTGGCCATGTCCCCGAGCTGGTGGCGGCGGCGACGTATCCGCCGGCGGCGATCAGGGTGCCGTGCGCGAGGTTGAGCACACCCCCGGCGCCGAACGCGACGGTCAACCCCGCGGCGGCGATGGCCAGGAGCAGCCCGTAGGCGACGCCGTCGACGGCGGGTATCAGGTAGGCGTCCACGCGCACCGCACCCCCTTCTCGTGTGCTTGGTGTGGTCAGCTGGCAGGCAGGGTGGTGAGGTCCTGCACCAGGACGTTGGACAGCACCGGGCCGTCGTTGCGGACCTCGCGCAGGTACCACCGCTGCACCGGGCGGTGCTCTGTGGGGTCGAACTGCCAGTCCCCACGCGGGGAGACGACCCGCCCGACCTGCCCGATCGCGGCGTTGAGCTTCTCCCCGCTCACCTCGCCGTTTACGGCGGTCAGCGCCCGGTCGAGGACGGCGGCGGCGTCGTAGGAGGCCATCGCGAAGGTCGTCGGCTGGCCCGAGTGGCCGGCGGCGGACCAGGCGGCGACGAAGTCCTGGTTGGCCTGGTTGGCGAGGGTGGGGCTGTAGTTGAGGACGTTGCGGATGCCGGTTGCCGCTGATCCTTGCGCGGTGAGCACGGATCCTTCGGTCAGGAAGCCGGCGGCGTAGAGCGGGACGTCGGCAAGGTCGGACTGTGCGTACTGCTTGACGAACGCCACCGCCGCGGCCCCGGCGTAGAAGGTGTAGACGGCCTTCGGTTTGGTCTCGGCGGCCTTGTTCAGGTACGGCAGGAAGTTCTCCGTCGCCGGGAACGGCGTGAACAGCGTCCTCCCGTCGGGGTTGGCGAGTTTCCCGCCGAGGCGGGTGAAGGTGTCGGTGAAGCCCCGTAGTTCGTCGTATCCGCCCTGGTAGTCCGGGCCGATCGCGTACACCTGACCGTCGCCGACCTGCGCCCTGACGTACTCGGCGATGGCGATGCCCGGCTCGTCGGAGTTGTAGGAGGTGTGCCAGGTGTAGGCCAGGTCGCGAGGCTTGCCGCCGACCGGCGCGAACGCCGGCCGCGCATTCGCGCCGAGCAGGGGGACCTTCCGCTGCGTGGTGAGGGTCTGCACCTTGTCGACCGTCGCGCCGCCAACCAGCCCGGTCAGGGCGACCACCTGGTCGCGTTCGAGGAGCTTCTGCGCGGCGGGGACGGCCGTGGCGGGGCCGTCGCCCTCGTCGGCCACGACCAGGTCGACCTTCCGGCCTCCGAGTTTGCCGTCGTGTGTGTCGAGGTAGAGGCGGAAGCCGCGCTGCATGTCCACGCCGACGGTGGCGTAGGTGCCCGACAGTGAGACCAGCAGCCCCACCCGGACCGAGCCGGAGTCGGTGGCGGTGCTGGTACACGCGACGCCGGTCAGCAAAAGACCGGCAGCGGTCAGGGCGGCGAGCCGACGTCGCAGGTGTGGCCGAGGATCAGACATCGAAGATGCTCCTTCGTCAGGGGTGAGGGGCGGGTTCCGCGGGTGCTCAGGGCCGAGCGACCGCCGAGCGGGGCCTGGTCTGGGTGATGACGTGCTCGATGAGGGCGATGAGCAGCCGGCGCACGCTGTCGCGGTCACGGGCGTCGATGTCGACGATCGGCACGTCCGCGGCCAGGGCGAGGGCTTCACGGATGGCCGACGCGGGGTAGGAGCGGGCACCGGGGAACTGGTTGACCGCGACGACGTAAGGCAGCCGCACGTGGTCGACGTAGTCGAGGTGCCGAAACGAGTCCTGCAGGCGGCGGGTGTCGACCAGGACCACGGAGCCGGCGGCACCCCGGACGATGGCGTCCCACATGAACCAGAAGCGGTGCTGGCCCGGGGTGCCGTAGACGTAGACGGTGACGCCGTCGACGTCGAGGCGGCCGAAGTCCATCGCCACCGTTGTGGTCGTCTTGGCCGGCATGAGGGTCGTGTCGTCGGCGGCGTTGCCGGCGGACATACGTGCCTCGGTGATGACCGGTGCGATGTCGGAAACCGCGCCGACGAGGGTGGTCTTCCCGACGCCGAACGGCCCGGTGAGCACGATCTTCAGGCTCGGCGGCCCACCGGCGGGTCCCCGGACGGTAAGGGCGGGTGCGGTCATCGCCGGCCGGCCGCCGCAGCGGTGAGCGTGCCGGCGAAGGCGGGGGTGAGCTGGTCGCCGACCTGCTCGGCGAAACGGCCGAGTTCCTCGGTGACGAACGCGAGGTCCGCGTCGCGGGTGGCCAGGGTCAGCAGCGACGCGCCGGTGCTCACCGCCACCAGAATCAGGAACCCGTGCGCCAGCTCGGTCAGGTTGCCCCGCACCCCGCCCGCGGACAGGTCGCGGGCGGCGCCGTTGAGCAGGCTGTTCATTCCGGCCGCCACCGCGGCGAGGCGCTCGGCGGCGTCCCGGTTGAGCCCGTCGGTCCAGGCCAACAGCAGCCCGTCAGCCGACACGGCCACGGCCCGGCTGATCCCGGGCACGCGGGCGACGAGGTTGGTGTTCAGCAGGTAACTCAGATCGCTCATGACTGGCCCTTCGACTGGGGAAAGCGGCGGTCGAGGCCGCGCTGGTAGGCCCCCGCCGTACGAGCCAGGCCACCGATCGAGCGGACCGGCGCGTCGGCAGCGGGCAGGGGCGGGGGTGTGAACGCGGACATGGGCTGCCGCTTCGGCAGGCCGTTGGCCGTGGTGGCGTCCTGCCCGGGCAGCCCGCGCGCAGGGGTGGCGGGCATGTGCACCGTGGCTCCCTCGACGAACCACGCCGGCGCCGGCAGGTGTCGGGCTGTCTCGTCGTAGGCCGGCGTCGACTCCGACTCAGGCGCCCGGCGGGGCACCGGAATCACTGGCAGCGCCTGAGTAGGGCCGTCCATCACGCTGAGGCTGGACGACCGGCGTCCGGTGGGCAGCGCGGCCGAGCCGCCGCGCCGGGCCGGCGCCGCCGCGGGCAGGGTGAGGGTGGACGCGGGCGTGCCGCCGGGAGCACGCCGGCCGGCGATCGGGCCGGCCGGCAGCGCGGCCGGCTCAGGAATGCTGATCAGGAGCTTGTCGGCGGGGATCTCGACTTCCGCGACCGTGCCGTGCAGCTGTCCCGGCAGCAGCCGCACGCGCAACCCGTGCGCCGCGGCCAGCAGCGCGACGGTGGCCAGGCCCTGGCGCCGGATGTGCTCCACCTCGATCATCGGCGCGGGCTCGGCCAGCTCGGCGTTGAGCCGAGCCAGCAGGTCCGCCTTGATGCCGGGCCCGGTGTCGGTGACCTGGATGATCACCCGGTTGCCCAGAAGATGCCCGGTGACCACCGCGTCGCCGGGGCTGTAGCGGGTCGCGTTGTCCAGCAGCGACGCCAACAGGTGCACCAGGTCGTCAATCATCGGTGGCGGCACCAGAACCCGCTCGTCGATCACCCCGAGCCGCACCCGCCGGTACTCCTGGATCCGGCCCTGCGCCGCCTGCGCCACCGTCACCAGCTCCGCCGGCTGCGGGTGCACCGCCCCCAACGAACGTCCCGACAGCACCAACAGGCTCTGCGTGGCGTGCAGCAACTGTGCGGCGAGACTGTCCACCGCGAAGAACGTCGCCAGGGTCGCGGCGTCCTTCTCGTCCCGCTCGGCCATGTCCAACTCGCGCAGCAGCCGATGCGTCATCCCCTGACACCGCCGCCCCACCGCCTCCACCGCACCGGCGGCCACCCGCCGCTGCCGCGCCAGATCCGTCGAGATCCGGTACGTGTTCAACGCCAGCGTGTCGAACGCGGCGGCCACCTCGTCCACCTCGTCCCGCGCCGGATCGAGTGCCAGCGCGGCAGGCGGCGGCGGAACCGACGCCGGGTCGGCAGGATCCGCCGCGTCAACGCGGCGGACCAGGTCCGGCAGGTCCCGCTCAGCGACACGGGTCACCGCGTCACGGACCCGCCGCAGCCGCCGCGCCAACGCCCGCCCCTGCCGCCACGCCAGCGCCGCGGCGGCCACGGTCAGCGCCACGGCGACCGCCGACAGCACACCCGTGGTCACCCACTGCTGTCGGCGTTGCCGCCCCACCTCGGCGGCGATATCCGCGTCGACGCGGGTCTGCACCTCGTGCAGACGGTCGCGCCGCTCACTACTGGCCGCAGCCCACCGGGACGCGTTCACCCGCAACCGCTGACCCACCTGAATGCGAGCGACCTCGTCGTCGAGACGCTGCGCCGCGAGGACCTGCGGGCCTGACAGCGCCTGGTCCAGCCACGACCGCCACCGCGCCGGCGACCGCTGCGACACCGCCAGCAACGCCTCCTCATACCCAGCACGGGTCGCGGCCAGCTCCCGCTGCACCGCCTGCGACACCACGGCGCCGTTGTTCGCCACTACAGCTGCCTGTTGGAGACCCGCGTACTGCCCGGCCTGCGACAACGCCGCCGCCACCCGCAACTGGTCAGCCACCGCACCGTCCGCACCGCCGACCTGACCCACGGCCTCCCGCACCGCCAGCCCCTGCGCGAGCACCGCCCGATACCGCACCAGCACCGCCGTCAGCGACGCCGACCGCGCCTTGACCTGCTCCCGAAACCCCGGAAGCAACCGCAGCTGCTCATCGAACGACCCCACCAGCCGACTGACCGAATCCGAAGCATCGAGCTCGCCACGGCGCCGCCGGTAGGCCTCCACCGCCCCGTCGGATGCCGCGACCTGCTCGAGATAACCGTTGAGGCCACCCGTCGGATCACCGACCAGCTCGCCGGCGACCTGCCGCTCCCGGTCGAGTTCGTGCAGCACCTCACCCACCGCGGCCGACACCGCCACCAGCGACTGCAGGCGGTCGGCACTGCGCGCCTGACGGCTCGTCGACGCCACACCCCACGAGGCGAAGACCAGAGTCGCCACCAACGGGATCAGCAGCAGAAGCGCAAGCCTCCGAGCAACAGGCACAACATTCCTTCCTGGTTCGAGAGCTTTAACGGGCGTAGCCAAGGCGCCGAGGCAGGTGGGGACCTTGCCACGTGAATCGGAAGTGGGAACCGCGTAGCGCCGGAACCGTTCTGGGGCGGTCCGTCGACGGGTTGGTCCCGGTTCAGGTCACACTGGTGGCTCTGCTCGGCAGCCTCTTGGCAGTTGGTCCCGATAGCTGACCGTTGATGCACATGTGAATGTCGATGATTGCGTCGTCACCGAGCCAGAACCAGAACCACCGTGGCGGGCCACCTTGAGCCCCCACCGTGACGAGGTTGGCCACAACTAGGCCGCCGGATTCCGGGTGCTTCCAGTCGAGGTGCATGAGGGCACGTACGCGAGCCCCATGAGACCTCGCGGAATTCCCAGCCTTCCGGCGATTCGTTCGAGCACGTCATAAGAGGTAACTCGTTGGCGCCCCTGGATCACCGCTCGGACCTGGTTCTCAGTCGTTCCGGTCACCGCAGCGATCGTCGCTTGGCTCCAGCCCCGCGATTTGAGGAAGCGGAATAGGGCGCCGATGTCACGCTGACGCAGCAGGTCGGCAAGCGAGTGGCTCCCGAAGTGCCCGTCGATCCACCAGTTCGGATCAACTTGGCTGTGCGCCGGCCACCCTGGGTGCCCTGCGGACTGCGACCCGAACACAGCGGTGGTGGCGGTAGGGGCGTTCATGGCCATCGTGGTCAAGGCGCTCTCTCCTGAGGTGAGGTGATGCCAGCGCGTTGGCTTCTGCGAGCGGGCCGTTGGCATGACCGGGTGGGCTTCCCAGCGATCACACTCGCCTCGACATCCGATCGCTGATCGTGGGGATGCGGCCACCGCCGGTCAGGGACTGTCGCGGACGTCTCGGTGGGGGTATAAAGGCCCCTATGCGTCCCTCGCCAGGTCTGGACCTCTGATGCCGAACGAGCGTCTGCGGGGAGCCGTATCGGCGAAGGGGCTGACTACCCAGCGGTGCGCGGAGCTGATCGGAGTCGATCCGAAGACGGTGGAGCGCTGGATCACCCGCGATCGCGTTCCGCACCGCGCTCACCGCGTCGCGGCTGCGGACTTGTTGGGCGTCGACGAGACCTACCTATGGCCTTCGCTTGTGGACGATCCCAGGGCGGTGTCCGCGGGGCGGGCTGAAATGGTCGAGTTCTACCCGTCCCGGTCAGCGGTGCCGCTGGAGCTGTGGAGGTCGCTGATCCAGCAGGCAAAGGAGTCGGTTGACATCCTGGTCTACGCCGGGCTGTTCCTGCCTGAGCTCCACGACATCACCCAGCTCGGTGACCGGGCACGCCAGGGCTGCCGGATACGAGTCCTGCTGGCCGATCCGAACGGTGCTGCAGTACGCCGCCGCGGAGAGGAGGAGGGATTCGGAATTGGGCTCGCCCACCGAGTGCTGCTGAGCCTGCGTTACTACGAGCCGATCTTGGCCATTTCTGGCGTGCAGGTCCGGCTGCACGATACGACGTTGTACGCGTCCATCTTCCGAGTGGACGAGGCCATGCTGGTTAACACCCACGTGTACGGATCCACTGCCGCCCACAACCCGGTGCTACATCTCCGGCGCGTACCTGGTGGCCGAGTCGTCGACCACTACCTCACCAGCTTCGACCGGGTCTGGACGCAGGCCAAGCCCACCTCGGACATCAACGCGGCGATAGCCGCGTTCGACGGGAGATGACGGATGCCACGCCGCGACTTCTTCAACGACCCTGACGCCCCCGAAGCCAACAGTGTGGTGCCGTCAGTGGTCGCGGCCGTTCGTAACGAACACGGAGAGTTGTTGATGATCCACCGCACCGACAACAACCTGTGGGCTCTTCCTGGCGGTGGCCACGATATCGGTGAGTCGATCGCCGACACGGTGGTGCGCGAGGTGCGCGAGGAGACGGGGATCGAGGTGGAGATCACGGGTCTGGTCGGCACCTACACCAACCCCCACCATGTGATGGCCTACGACGACGGTGAGGTGCGCCAGCAATTCTCGCTGTGCTTCAACGCCAGACCTGTCGGTGGGAATCTGACGACCTCCAGCGAGTCACGTCAGGTCCGTTGGGTGGATCCCGCCGAACTCGACCAGTTGGACATCCACCCCTCAATGCGACTGCGTATCGACCACGCCCTCGACGGCCGGACCGCACCGTACATCGGCTGACGCCGGAGGGGCGTTTCCCGGGCCGGGGACGTCCCAACCGTCTCGCCGAGCCGGTAGGGCGGCGGCCCGCCGTGCGGCTACGTTCGGAGGGTGTCTGACCTAACGGCCAACGCCAAGGACCTTGCTGCTGGCCTGCTCGACTCCCCACAAATGGCCCGGCGCTGGGCCCACGTCCAGGGTGTCGGCCAACGGGCCACGGAACTGACGAGGACGGTGGTGCCGGCCGATCGTGACCTGCTGGTGGCAGCCGCCTGGCTACACGACGTTGGTTATGCGCCTGACCTCGTGGACACCGGCCTACACTCCCTCGACGGCGCCCGATACCTGAGACGTAACGGCTACCCGCTGCGGCTAGTCGGGCTGGTCGCCCATCACACCTGCGCCCGCATCGAAGCGGCTGAGCGCGGCCTGGCGGACCAACTCGCGGTTTTTCCGCTCGAAGAGGGACCCCTGATGGACGCGCTCGTCACTGCAGACCTCACGGTCGGACCGCGGGGACAACGTCTCGAGCTCGCCGAGCGCATCGAGGAAATCCTCCACCGGTATCCTCCGCAGAGCCCCGTTCATCGGGCGATCCAGCGAGCAGAGCCACTTCTCAAGGCGCATGTCCGCCGAACACTGGGTCGGCTCGACGCCGACGAGCAACCCGCTCCGTGACATTCGACGTCAGGCTGGTTGGCCCGGCCCCATGGTCTGTATCGCCGACGACTGGAGGCGGAACGGCTGTCCCGGCGGAGGACCCTGACTGCCCGACCGTCAAGCCGGCCCGGGAGGTTAGAGGATGCGCCACGGGACGATGTCCTGGTCGCCCCGTCTGAGGGCGATGATGCGGCGGAGCACCTCGGCCTCGGCATCAGTGCCGGGACGGGACTTGCGGGCGTTGGTGGCGATCATCTGTAGTTCGCGGAGTTGGCACAACTCCTCGAAGCCGCGCCACGAGGTGACATCCCAGCCGTATGTAGCGGTGAAGTCAGAGAAGGCGGCAGGGCCCGGTGGGGTAAACCGGCGACAGTGCACAGCGACGGTGGCCAGGTCCCATTCCCGCGGACCGACGGCGGCGCCGTCCCAGTCGGCAAGTACTGGCGTGCCGTCGGAGCGGCGTAGTGCGTTGCGCGTCTGGGGATCGGACTGGATCAGGCTCGCGCCCCGAGGGAAGCTCATCTCACGCCAGCGGGCCGCGAGCGGTTCGAGACGCTTCAGCAGCAGGTCACGGTCCCTCGCGGTTAGGATGGTCGACCTTTGCACTGACCGCCGGATGCTGTCCATCGGCATTAAGGTCGGCAGGCTCACCGGAGGAGCCGGCAGGGCGTGCAACTGCCGGAGCAGAGTACCCAACTCGGCCATAGTGACCGGAGTGTCGATCGCCGCATCGAGCCGTTGCCAGACAGTCACGGCATGCTCGCCCACCAGCAGGGGCTGTGGCAGGCGCGAGCTAAGGCCAACAGTCGGGAACCCCTGACCAGCCAGCCACCGCACGACGGCTACCACGGCGCTCATGCGCTCCACGCCGAATTCCGCCGGAGCGATCTTGACCACCACATCGCCGACCGCGTATACCGCGTTCGTGTGATGCCGGATCAGGACAGCGTCGGCGTCGGACAACTCCAGGCGACGACACACCTCGGCGAGCGCCGGACGTGTTCGCGTTTCGACGAACATGGGGCCCCTAGGGATCGAGCGCGGCAGTTCCGGCAGCAAGCGTACGGGCGCGTTCCCGGCAGGCTCGCACATAGTCCGTCAACTCGGCGGTCTCGCTGCCGCGATGTCTCACCGGAATCGCCGAGACCACGTCGCTTGCCCTCGTCAGTACGATCTCCGTGCGCTGCGCCTCGGGCAGGGTGGCGACGGCGTCGAGGGCCGACGCTGCGGCCTCTGCCGCTCGGCGGTCACGCACCAGGCACATCGATCGGTCGAGCGCGAGGAGGGCGGGATCAATCGGCACTGAAGGCGACGGCCCGTAGAGGCACAGTGCCTCGTCCTGCACCCGGTAGGCCTCGCTCGTGTCGCCCAGCCAGGTACTCGCTCCGGAGAGGTAGAACAACATGCGCTTCACCGGAAAGCGGAAGGCCGTGTCACTGTCATCATCGCCGACCTGCTCGAACAACTGCCGGGCCTGGACGATCGCCTGCCGCGCCTGCTCGGCCGATCCGAGCCGGGCCAACGCCCGGGCGCGTCCCGCCGCAGCAAGCGCCGCCGAGGACGACGGCGTCGCGGTGACCGCCAGCGCTGCCTCCGCCAGGACGACCGTCTGCCAGGGGTCACCGAAGTAGTAGGGCAGCATCGCCGCTTGGGCGCGGACCAGCACTCGTAGCCGGCTGTCCGAGCTGTCGTCTGCCGCGTGGATCGCTGTCCGATACCACAGGCGTGCCTCGTCGACGTCCCCAAGCCGCATGAGCGCGTCGGCACACATGGTCGCCAACAGGGCCGCCGTGCCGGAGAGCCGCGCCTGAACCGCCGCCGGCTGTCTACGCCGGGACAGAATTTGCACCTCGACACACTCGGCGGCCAGCCGCGACAGCATCACCCCAGGCGGGGCTGCCGGATAAATCCGCATGTGCTCGCCGGCCGCTTCCTCGATCAGATCGAGTTGTCGCGGAGTGACGGTCGATGAGGCGAGCGCCTCGTCCAGCCCGGTACGAAGCCGGGCGAGCGCGTTGATCGCTTCATCGGGCCGGCCTCCTGCTGGTCGCCCGACTGGTGGGAAGTCCGCTGAACCTTCCACCTCCTGGTCAATCGAGGGCCTCGCACCCGTCCCGTCCTGGCCCAAGCCCATCCAGACTCGGGGAACACCTAGTCCGACCGCGATGCGTTCGAGGACGTCGTAGGCCGTT
This genomic window contains:
- a CDS encoding helix-turn-helix transcriptional regulator, which gives rise to MGVQVDPSWWTSGVWEGRPIRDFLERRDVAATFRFLHARGVSYGAIAALVGVSPNRAAEITKGKRQVTAYDVLERIAVGLGVPRVWMGLGQDGTGARPSIDQEVEGSADFPPVGRPAGGRPDEAINALARLRTGLDEALASSTVTPRQLDLIEEAAGEHMRIYPAAPPGVMLSRLAAECVEVQILSRRRQPAAVQARLSGTAALLATMCADALMRLGDVDEARLWYRTAIHAADDSSDSRLRVLVRAQAAMLPYYFGDPWQTVVLAEAALAVTATPSSSAALAAAGRARALARLGSAEQARQAIVQARQLFEQVGDDDSDTAFRFPVKRMLFYLSGASTWLGDTSEAYRVQDEALCLYGPSPSVPIDPALLALDRSMCLVRDRRAAEAAASALDAVATLPEAQRTEIVLTRASDVVSAIPVRHRGSETAELTDYVRACRERARTLAAGTAALDP